A part of Candidatus Babeliaceae bacterium genomic DNA contains:
- the rph gene encoding ribonuclease PH, with the protein MHRTSLNLKQRAHNRSFDELRALKVAYNIYPYAAGSTLFEMGNTKVLSSVSLQQGVPHFLRGKKTGWLTAEYSLLPASTPMRTVRDVTINKRSGRTIEISRLIGRALRSIINFNVLGEQTIFIDCDVLQADGGTRTASITGAYLALKAAQDYWKSKGIIKQNFITDELAAISVGLSGDIPLLDMDFAEDTIIDADFNFVLTRSGNIIEIQGSAEKHPISWSCYNNVQELACKGANKLFEFFDEASCNVFNHEADTMIQEKSFLYQELID; encoded by the coding sequence ATGCACAGGACATCTTTAAATCTCAAACAAAGAGCTCATAATAGATCATTTGATGAACTCAGAGCCCTTAAAGTTGCGTACAATATATACCCCTATGCAGCAGGATCAACGTTGTTTGAAATGGGTAACACCAAAGTTTTATCATCCGTTAGCCTTCAACAAGGCGTTCCACATTTTCTCCGTGGAAAAAAAACTGGATGGTTGACGGCAGAATATTCGTTGCTACCCGCATCAACACCTATGCGCACCGTACGTGATGTAACTATTAATAAAAGAAGCGGTAGAACTATTGAAATATCAAGACTCATTGGTCGAGCGTTGCGATCAATTATAAATTTCAATGTCCTTGGCGAGCAAACAATTTTTATTGATTGCGATGTGTTGCAAGCAGATGGGGGCACGAGAACTGCTTCCATAACAGGCGCTTATTTAGCATTGAAAGCTGCTCAAGATTATTGGAAATCAAAGGGTATTATCAAGCAAAACTTTATAACCGATGAACTTGCTGCAATTTCTGTTGGACTTTCTGGCGACATACCACTCTTGGATATGGATTTTGCAGAAGATACAATAATCGATGCTGATTTCAATTTTGTTCTCACTCGCAGCGGTAATATTATTGAAATACAAGGATCTGCGGAAAAACATCCAATCTCATGGAGTTGCTATAACAATGTTCAAGAATTGGCTTGCAAGGGCGCAAATAAGCTTTTTGAATTTTTTGATGAAGCTTCGTGCAATGTTTTTAATCATGAAGCTGATACCATGATACAAGAAAAGAGTTTTTTATATCAGGAATTAATTGATTGA
- the pnp gene encoding polyribonucleotide nucleotidyltransferase yields MEKKFSLPEFGYEVVIGKFAGQADGAAWLQQGGTVVLSTVVSAPSKEFPGFLPLTIDYREQFAAAGKIPGGYFKREGKSTDKEVLTSRIIDRAVRPLFPANYFNQIQMLSTVYSVDKENMPHPLALIASSIALTISKIPFMGPVGICEVARVEGSWIFNPTYQQYLASDVRITVTGNENGINMVEGSTNEISEKDFVDVLFLAHEKIKLQVAWQKEIAKSLGVEKEPIVDAFDWSVWSDRVKQILTDDAVKKLFTQDKQVRSQARTALEDTFFSTYATEVEKNPEVSKTFLSYIFDVILKEKITHLIFVLNKRIDLRDFETVRPISTEVGLLPFNHGSSFFMRGRTQALTSVTLGGGQDEAKIDNLMGQTIESPFMLHYNFPAFAVGEVKPNRGPGRREIGHGHLAASAIKEVLPNPEIFPYTIRIVTDILESDGSSSMATVCGSIMALMNAGVPIRKMVSGVAMGLLSDDGSFQVITDIAGIEDEFGLMDFKVAGTSDGIVAIQMDIKYKDGLPHHIFEQALAQAKKARLHILNEMQKVMTTPNAKLSALVPQFMTLKVAKEKIGAIIGKGGQTIRDITEKTGTTIDIQDDGLVKIFGHPGEKLEQALSWVKVLGGIIEPHTRYTGIVKRFADFGIFVELAPGVDGLVHVSTISNQDKEAMKNLQINDVVSVEVLDYEVETGRIRLKIIG; encoded by the coding sequence ATGGAAAAAAAATTTAGTTTACCAGAGTTTGGTTACGAAGTAGTGATTGGTAAGTTTGCCGGGCAAGCTGATGGTGCTGCATGGTTGCAGCAAGGAGGCACTGTAGTTTTATCAACGGTAGTGTCTGCACCTTCGAAAGAATTTCCTGGTTTTTTACCATTAACAATCGACTATCGTGAGCAATTTGCAGCGGCAGGAAAGATTCCAGGCGGTTATTTTAAGCGTGAAGGAAAATCTACTGACAAAGAAGTGTTAACTTCGCGTATAATAGATCGTGCGGTTCGACCTTTGTTTCCTGCTAATTACTTCAATCAAATACAAATGTTATCAACTGTTTATTCTGTTGATAAAGAAAATATGCCACATCCACTTGCACTTATAGCAAGCTCAATAGCACTCACTATTTCAAAAATTCCTTTTATGGGTCCCGTGGGAATATGCGAGGTTGCACGCGTTGAGGGATCATGGATCTTTAATCCAACATATCAACAATATTTAGCATCTGATGTCAGAATAACCGTTACTGGTAATGAAAATGGCATAAACATGGTTGAAGGCTCAACCAATGAAATATCAGAAAAAGATTTTGTTGATGTGCTTTTTTTAGCACATGAAAAAATTAAGCTGCAAGTTGCATGGCAAAAAGAAATAGCAAAAAGTCTTGGTGTAGAAAAAGAACCAATTGTTGACGCTTTTGACTGGTCAGTATGGTCAGATCGAGTGAAGCAAATTTTAACAGATGATGCTGTTAAAAAATTATTTACTCAGGACAAACAAGTACGATCTCAAGCGCGTACCGCACTAGAAGATACATTTTTTAGTACCTATGCAACAGAAGTAGAAAAAAATCCGGAAGTATCAAAAACATTTTTGTCTTATATTTTTGATGTAATACTTAAAGAAAAAATTACTCATCTTATTTTTGTACTCAATAAGCGTATCGATCTTCGTGATTTTGAAACAGTACGACCAATTTCAACTGAAGTTGGCTTGCTTCCATTCAATCATGGATCTTCATTCTTTATGAGAGGCAGAACACAAGCTCTTACAAGTGTTACACTTGGCGGTGGTCAAGATGAAGCAAAGATTGACAATCTCATGGGACAAACCATAGAAAGTCCATTCATGCTTCATTATAACTTTCCAGCTTTTGCAGTTGGCGAAGTAAAACCTAATCGCGGACCAGGGCGTCGAGAAATTGGTCATGGTCACCTTGCGGCATCTGCTATCAAAGAGGTATTACCTAATCCAGAAATATTTCCTTATACTATTCGTATTGTTACAGATATTTTAGAATCCGATGGTTCTAGCTCAATGGCAACCGTATGCGGATCCATTATGGCCCTGATGAACGCAGGCGTACCTATTAGAAAAATGGTAAGTGGCGTTGCTATGGGACTATTATCAGATGATGGTTCATTTCAAGTTATTACCGATATTGCTGGTATTGAAGATGAATTTGGCCTTATGGACTTTAAGGTTGCTGGAACATCTGATGGTATTGTTGCAATACAGATGGATATAAAATATAAAGATGGATTACCGCATCATATTTTTGAACAAGCACTTGCTCAGGCAAAAAAAGCTCGTTTGCATATTCTTAATGAAATGCAAAAAGTAATGACGACCCCTAATGCTAAACTTTCTGCGTTAGTACCACAATTCATGACGCTTAAAGTTGCCAAAGAAAAAATAGGCGCCATCATTGGTAAAGGCGGTCAAACTATTCGTGATATTACTGAAAAAACTGGGACTACTATCGACATTCAAGACGATGGCCTGGTAAAAATCTTTGGACATCCAGGGGAAAAGCTTGAACAAGCACTCAGTTGGGTGAAGGTACTTGGTGGTATCATTGAACCTCATACAAGATATACAGGTATAGTGAAAAGATTTGCTGATTTTGGTATCTTTGTAGAATTGGCTCCAGGAGTTGATGGTCTTGTACACGTGTCGACAATATCAAATCAAGATAAAGAAGCAATGAAAAATCTTCAAATAAATGATGTGGTAAGCGTTGAAGTACTTGATTATGAAGTTGAAACAGGACGTATTAGACTAAAAATTATTGGATAA
- the rpsO gene encoding 30S ribosomal protein S15, which yields MESKIAIINKHKINDQDTGSIEVQVALLSHRIDEINKHFKIHKKDYTAQTGLMKLVGQRRRFLNYLKRHRQPAYKSLIDQLDLRG from the coding sequence ATGGAATCAAAAATAGCTATCATTAATAAACATAAAATTAATGATCAAGACACAGGATCTATTGAGGTCCAAGTTGCTTTATTAAGTCATCGTATTGATGAAATTAATAAACATTTCAAAATTCATAAAAAGGACTATACTGCACAAACGGGTCTTATGAAACTTGTAGGACAACGACGACGCTTTCTTAATTATTTGAAAAGACATCGTCAACCTGCCTATAAAAGCCTGATAGATCAGCTTGATCTTAGAGGATAA